From Marivirga harenae, one genomic window encodes:
- a CDS encoding sodium:solute symporter family protein, which translates to MHIIDISIFIAYMIAMLGVGYYFLRSNKGMDDYYVGGRKMTSWHIGLSVVATDVGGGFSIGLGGLGFTIGISGSWMLFTGLIGAWLAAVFLIPIVRGNKAFEKFHTMPQLFAYFFDKKTALLAALISAIGYLGFTSSQILAGAKLASGTFPELGLNHALIIMGVIAVVYTVMGGIKAVIYTDTIQWILLLGGLIFIGIPLSYTAVGGWQAIKETLDPEMLSFTNIGWQDIIYWVVTIIPIWFVGMTLYQRIYASRDVKTAKKAWFIAGVFEWPIMAFMGVALGVLARVAADQGMFAALGPENIAEADPEKGLPMMLATVLPVGLLGIMMSAYFSAILSTADSCLMASSGNIVSDFIKKFTNRFNSDKKELRLSQVVTLIVGAVALLLASAMENVLSLMLYSYAFMVSGLFIPILGGLFWKKSNSNAAFWAMITGGLTTALLQANKITFGTATKMPELRTFISEAKSSIDFIGISIDSMSPGQVVESINKMQIIGIPFSDILFKLPAGLDPNVFGISFSAIIFVTYSLIYPKK; encoded by the coding sequence ATGCATATTATAGATATTTCTATTTTTATAGCTTATATGATTGCCATGTTAGGGGTGGGATATTATTTCCTACGATCAAACAAGGGGATGGATGATTACTACGTGGGAGGTAGGAAAATGACCAGCTGGCATATTGGATTAAGTGTTGTGGCTACAGATGTTGGAGGTGGGTTTTCAATCGGTTTGGGCGGACTAGGCTTTACCATTGGGATATCAGGTTCTTGGATGCTCTTTACAGGATTGATAGGTGCGTGGCTAGCTGCGGTTTTTCTAATTCCTATAGTTAGAGGGAATAAAGCATTTGAAAAATTCCACACTATGCCTCAATTGTTTGCGTACTTTTTTGATAAGAAGACGGCATTATTAGCTGCCTTAATTTCAGCAATTGGTTATTTGGGTTTTACTAGCTCCCAAATATTAGCTGGGGCAAAATTAGCTTCCGGAACATTTCCCGAATTGGGCTTGAATCATGCATTAATTATCATGGGGGTTATCGCAGTGGTCTATACCGTCATGGGTGGTATAAAAGCAGTGATTTACACCGATACCATTCAATGGATACTTTTGCTAGGAGGACTAATTTTCATTGGAATTCCGCTTTCTTATACCGCGGTAGGGGGATGGCAGGCTATAAAGGAGACTTTAGATCCTGAGATGCTTTCTTTTACTAATATCGGCTGGCAAGATATAATATATTGGGTTGTTACCATTATCCCTATCTGGTTTGTAGGCATGACATTGTATCAAAGAATCTATGCAAGTAGAGATGTCAAGACTGCGAAGAAAGCATGGTTTATTGCAGGTGTGTTTGAGTGGCCAATTATGGCATTTATGGGAGTTGCATTGGGCGTTTTGGCTAGGGTGGCGGCAGATCAAGGAATGTTTGCAGCTCTGGGGCCTGAAAATATAGCGGAAGCAGATCCAGAAAAGGGTTTGCCCATGATGCTAGCTACTGTTCTCCCTGTTGGATTGTTGGGTATAATGATGTCCGCATATTTTTCAGCCATACTTTCTACAGCTGATAGTTGCTTGATGGCATCTTCAGGAAATATTGTCTCAGATTTTATAAAGAAATTCACCAATAGATTTAATTCTGATAAAAAAGAGTTACGGTTATCTCAAGTGGTAACCTTGATCGTTGGGGCTGTAGCGCTTTTACTTGCCAGTGCTATGGAAAATGTGTTAAGTCTAATGCTATACAGTTATGCTTTTATGGTTTCAGGTCTTTTTATCCCGATTTTAGGTGGATTGTTTTGGAAAAAGAGCAATAGTAACGCAGCATTTTGGGCTATGATAACCGGTGGTTTAACTACAGCATTACTTCAGGCTAATAAAATCACCTTCGGAACTGCAACTAAAATGCCTGAATTACGAACATTTATAAGTGAAGCAAAATCAAGTATAGATTTTATCGGGATTAGCATCGATAGTATGTCGCCCGGTCAAGTGGTAGAATCAATTAATAAAATGCAGATTATTGGAATTCCTTTTTCTGATATTTTATTTAAATTACCCGCAGGATTAGATCCCAATGTATTTGGAATATCATTTTCAGCAATAATTTTCGTAACTTACTCTCTAATTTATCCTAAAAAATAA
- a CDS encoding fibronectin type III domain-containing protein produces the protein MSFQVVLTLLISTLVLLNPTTSYSQSAANPVQVTSNLIPPYSLYLSDYSDANQNKWNIQLSLRDFTQTNYQAKLRITIEGAGIRLRTRRGFSPGPIRLDPGMPYQVDATDLSQYLNIQNMEVSGINRSQLASTQKLPEGFYQFKIEVLDYNRSNRVSNIGTSMAWLVLNDPPLLNLPFEEKIRLQDPQQLQFQWTPRHTSSPNSAFETEYVFKLWEIWPEGRNPNEVARTTRPLLETTVITTSYFYGLNDAILIPGRSYAWQVQALNLNGRDLFKNQGKSEVKSFQYGDACQPITNLGAEAMGTDRIRIRWQGEWNHNRYIAQIRKTGEEKWFNYGTNLETQVVYDLQADTEYEIKVIPSCGAIEGDTENILTLKTLQQEIQDIDCGAEPNRPEITNQEPIDQLKIGDRITAAGFTVILTELNQLGDSYTGRGLIEVPLFNGARVEAVLNSITINTDKQLINGNIESVYNPTGPFIIGLDQGDPELSEEGTGDQEEGEEDSFDELPEPDIKIEDEIADVIVDEDTGVITIIDSGGNETDIDPETADENEDGDIVIEDDVGNIWVVGDDGEVSGPYNDNPSNPDALPEDATIDYFVQFKASPQQLYGFDSKQYETLAGNYTQTTLNGEAYWMAWKSISMGSSDPVLAEATGTDEFPEAVGFKNLSTNLGFAPGEEVNEKSVRVQTSTEDEEVTAFVLQERTNAEGETEEEQVPVGKLKVKQYDLISNKVVIVPVNDAEVPVASSLQQELNQIYGQAVASWDLNIAEPYEVSSDVLENLNEGESGWLASFPQNMRQFNRDYKRSVEFDNDAYYLFVINEEVADIAGFMPLKRQYGYIYSNNTNNLSKTIAHELGHGAFRLYHTFSDEGYVAAKNATNNLMDYKDEGTDLYKHQWDLVHDPEAMVSWLNEDEEGEMAIETNSQKVLDLVNLLRQSNRDSINDLNITSFIENYYSYKGNIRIGENDPFKIIVEHWYYSGDHIIDPMIEYAYLSSEDANQAILEFDGRIGNDNIKPMLRLRVKQSAYPQLSRYIFGDDTLRVKMSVDLVAENLKNTLSSFSIDNDSVSGFIIEREAGTLSQERTRGSEKRIPGETYLFEENNCETNRLNCLNEFTIITTTEKSGTRTGILIHSGTNYTDITGCLIPVGTNYTSSYINFDIGGEIQPITIYESNGTSVNTLNSINEYISRRNSYAENNDLIIKMEIEINR, from the coding sequence GTGAGTTTCCAAGTCGTGCTCACACTTTTAATAAGCACATTAGTCCTTTTAAACCCAACTACCTCTTATTCCCAATCAGCCGCCAACCCTGTGCAGGTGACCTCCAACTTGATACCTCCGTATAGCCTTTACCTCTCTGACTATAGCGATGCCAACCAAAACAAATGGAATATCCAGTTGTCGCTTCGTGATTTTACCCAAACTAACTATCAAGCCAAACTCCGCATTACCATTGAAGGGGCGGGTATTAGATTAAGAACCCGAAGAGGTTTTAGTCCGGGACCCATCAGGCTTGATCCTGGAATGCCCTACCAAGTTGACGCTACTGACTTGAGTCAATACCTTAATATCCAAAATATGGAAGTCAGCGGCATCAACCGCAGCCAACTGGCCTCCACTCAAAAGTTACCGGAAGGATTTTATCAGTTTAAGATAGAAGTACTAGATTATAATAGAAGTAACAGGGTTAGTAATATCGGGACCTCGATGGCATGGCTGGTGCTTAATGATCCGCCATTATTAAATCTTCCTTTTGAAGAAAAGATCAGGCTGCAAGACCCGCAGCAACTACAGTTCCAGTGGACACCACGGCATACCTCCTCCCCCAACAGTGCATTTGAAACAGAATATGTTTTTAAGCTGTGGGAAATATGGCCAGAAGGCAGAAATCCCAATGAAGTAGCCAGAACCACTCGACCTTTATTAGAAACTACGGTCATAACCACCAGCTATTTCTATGGACTCAATGATGCCATCTTGATTCCGGGAAGAAGTTATGCATGGCAGGTGCAGGCTCTTAATCTCAATGGTCGTGACTTATTCAAGAACCAGGGTAAAAGTGAAGTGAAATCTTTTCAGTACGGGGATGCTTGTCAACCCATTACCAATTTGGGAGCAGAGGCCATGGGCACCGACCGCATCCGAATACGGTGGCAGGGCGAATGGAATCATAACCGTTATATAGCACAGATAAGAAAAACAGGAGAAGAAAAATGGTTCAATTACGGTACCAATCTGGAAACTCAGGTGGTCTATGATCTGCAAGCTGATACAGAATACGAAATTAAGGTTATCCCCAGCTGTGGAGCCATAGAAGGCGATACAGAGAACATCCTCACATTAAAGACACTCCAACAGGAAATACAGGATATTGACTGTGGAGCAGAACCTAATAGGCCGGAGATTACCAACCAAGAACCCATAGACCAATTAAAGATAGGTGATCGAATAACCGCAGCAGGATTTACAGTAATCCTGACCGAACTCAACCAACTGGGTGATAGCTATACAGGAAGGGGTTTGATAGAAGTGCCTTTGTTCAACGGGGCTAGAGTGGAAGCGGTGCTCAACAGCATTACCATCAATACCGACAAGCAACTAATCAATGGTAATATAGAGAGTGTCTATAACCCTACGGGTCCATTTATCATAGGCTTGGATCAAGGCGATCCTGAACTTAGCGAAGAGGGAACGGGCGATCAGGAAGAGGGAGAGGAAGACAGCTTTGACGAGCTTCCCGAACCCGACATCAAGATAGAAGACGAGATAGCTGATGTGATAGTAGATGAAGATACTGGTGTTATCACGATAATAGATTCAGGAGGAAACGAAACGGATATAGACCCCGAAACGGCTGATGAAAATGAAGATGGAGATATTGTGATAGAGGATGATGTAGGAAATATTTGGGTCGTGGGTGATGATGGAGAAGTGAGTGGGCCTTATAATGACAATCCATCAAATCCGGATGCGCTACCTGAAGACGCTACGATCGATTATTTCGTCCAATTTAAAGCAAGCCCACAGCAGCTATACGGGTTTGATAGCAAGCAGTACGAAACTTTAGCTGGAAATTATACTCAAACGACCCTCAATGGAGAGGCTTATTGGATGGCTTGGAAATCAATTTCCATGGGAAGTTCAGACCCTGTGCTGGCTGAGGCCACAGGCACAGATGAATTTCCTGAAGCCGTGGGCTTTAAAAACTTATCGACTAACCTTGGATTTGCACCGGGAGAAGAGGTAAATGAGAAAAGTGTAAGGGTGCAGACCAGCACAGAAGACGAGGAAGTAACAGCATTTGTGTTACAAGAAAGAACCAATGCTGAGGGTGAAACAGAAGAAGAGCAAGTGCCAGTAGGAAAGTTGAAGGTGAAGCAATACGATCTGATTAGCAATAAGGTAGTGATTGTCCCAGTCAACGATGCAGAAGTTCCAGTTGCTTCCAGCCTTCAGCAAGAACTAAATCAAATTTATGGACAAGCAGTTGCCAGTTGGGATTTGAACATAGCCGAACCCTACGAAGTAAGTTCAGATGTGCTAGAGAACTTAAATGAAGGCGAGAGTGGATGGCTAGCCAGTTTTCCGCAAAATATGCGGCAGTTTAATCGCGACTATAAGCGCAGCGTAGAATTTGATAATGATGCTTATTACCTATTTGTGATCAATGAAGAGGTAGCCGATATAGCCGGCTTTATGCCTTTAAAAAGGCAGTATGGTTATATTTATTCCAATAATACCAACAATTTAAGCAAAACCATTGCCCACGAGCTCGGTCATGGCGCCTTTAGATTATACCATACTTTTAGCGATGAAGGCTACGTAGCAGCAAAAAATGCTACTAATAACCTAATGGATTACAAGGATGAGGGCACCGACCTTTATAAACACCAATGGGATTTGGTTCATGATCCAGAAGCGATGGTAAGTTGGTTGAATGAAGATGAGGAGGGGGAGATGGCTATTGAAACTAATTCACAAAAAGTTCTTGACTTAGTAAATTTACTTAGGCAATCAAATCGAGATAGCATAAATGACCTAAATATTACTTCATTTATTGAAAATTATTATTCTTATAAAGGAAATATCAGGATTGGAGAAAATGATCCTTTTAAGATTATTGTGGAGCATTGGTACTACTCAGGAGACCATATTATAGACCCAATGATTGAATATGCATATTTGAGTTCTGAAGATGCCAATCAAGCAATCCTTGAGTTTGATGGAAGAATTGGGAATGACAACATAAAACCAATGCTACGTTTACGGGTAAAACAAAGTGCATATCCTCAATTAAGTCGTTATATTTTCGGGGACGATACGCTAAGAGTAAAAATGTCTGTTGATTTAGTTGCAGAGAATCTTAAAAATACATTAAGTAGTTTTTCAATTGATAATGATTCAGTGTCAGGTTTCATTATTGAGAGGGAAGCAGGGACATTAAGTCAAGAAAGAACAAGGGGAAGTGAAAAACGGATTCCTGGTGAAACTTACTTGTTCGAAGAAAATAATTGTGAAACAAATAGACTTAATTGTTTGAATGAATTTACTATAATTACAACTACTGAAAAGTCTGGAACAAGAACAGGAATTTTAATTCATTCTGGAACAAATTATACAGATATCACGGGATGTTTAATTCCAGTTGGTACAAATTACACCTCCAGTTACATAAATTTTGATATTGGAGGAGAAATTCAACCAATAACTATTTATGAATCAAATGGCACATCCGTTAACACATTGAATTCTATAAATGAGTATATCAGCAGAAGAAACAGTTATGCAGAAAACAATGATTTGATTATTAAAATGGAAATTGAAATAAATAGATAA
- a CDS encoding GNAT family N-acetyltransferase, with translation MEFQTLTSIDSATTLQKNEIADFLHTHLDEFGDSKDDIMKCLDYALSSFGHQGGFVVLARESGSIKGAVVVNQTGMSGYIPENILVYIAVHSDQRGKGVGKELMRKAINTAKGDIALHVEPENPAKFLYEKLGFTNKYLEMRLKK, from the coding sequence ATGGAATTTCAAACTTTAACTTCAATAGACTCAGCAACAACTTTACAAAAAAACGAGATTGCGGATTTCCTTCATACTCATCTTGATGAATTCGGTGATTCTAAAGATGACATTATGAAATGTCTGGATTATGCACTCAGTTCATTTGGTCATCAAGGTGGATTTGTAGTTTTAGCTAGAGAGAGTGGAAGTATTAAAGGAGCAGTAGTGGTCAACCAAACAGGAATGTCAGGTTATATCCCTGAAAACATATTGGTGTACATAGCTGTTCATTCTGACCAGAGGGGTAAAGGAGTTGGTAAAGAGCTGATGAGAAAAGCAATCAATACAGCGAAAGGAGATATTGCCCTTCATGTGGAACCAGAAAATCCTGCCAAATTTTTATATGAGAAATTAGGCTTCACCAACAAATATTTGGAGATGAGGTTAAAGAAATAA
- a CDS encoding succinate dehydrogenase/fumarate reductase iron-sulfur subunit: MKFKLKIWRQKNNQDKGAFKTYDLDGVSSDMSFLEMIDVLNEQLTDKDEDPVHFDHDCREGICGMCSMYINGEPHGPLRGVTTCQLHMRSFQDGETITIEPWRAKAFPIVKDLAVDRSAFDRVIQAGGYVSVNTGGTPDANEIPIPKSVADEAFDAATCIGCGACVAACKNASAMLFVSAKVSQLSMLPQGKVESSERAQKMVAQMDEEGFGACTNTGACSAECPKGIDLSNIARMNREYLGAKVGSQD, from the coding sequence ATGAAATTCAAATTAAAAATCTGGAGACAGAAAAATAATCAAGATAAAGGAGCATTTAAAACTTATGATTTGGATGGTGTGTCATCTGATATGTCATTCTTGGAAATGATTGATGTTTTAAATGAACAGTTAACCGATAAAGACGAAGATCCCGTACATTTTGACCACGATTGTCGTGAAGGTATATGCGGAATGTGCAGTATGTACATTAATGGAGAGCCACACGGCCCATTAAGAGGAGTAACTACTTGCCAACTTCATATGAGGAGTTTCCAAGATGGTGAAACAATCACAATTGAGCCTTGGAGAGCAAAAGCATTCCCAATCGTTAAAGATTTAGCTGTTGACAGAAGTGCATTTGATCGAGTAATTCAAGCCGGTGGATATGTGAGCGTTAACACAGGTGGAACTCCAGATGCTAACGAAATACCAATTCCGAAATCCGTAGCAGACGAAGCTTTTGATGCCGCTACTTGTATTGGATGTGGAGCTTGTGTTGCAGCTTGTAAAAATGCATCTGCAATGCTTTTTGTAAGTGCAAAAGTTTCTCAGCTATCCATGTTGCCTCAAGGCAAAGTAGAAAGTTCAGAAAGAGCACAAAAAATGGTAGCCCAAATGGATGAAGAAGGTTTTGGTGCATGTACAAACACAGGAGCTTGTTCTGCTGAATGTCCTAAAGGGATTGACTTATCCAATATAGCAAGAATGAATAGAGAATATTTGGGAGCTAAAGTGGGTTCTCAGGATTAA
- a CDS encoding succinate dehydrogenase cytochrome b subunit — translation MSWLSDTLTSTIGRKLVMSLTGLFLIIFLVVHLAGNFQLLADDGGLAFNAYAKFMTSNPIIKFTSYGLYAFILIHIIMSIALAAKNRAARPVGYDQVKGSANSSFSSRNMGILGFIIFVFLVIHLRNFWYEMHWGSIPMDEAGNKDLYAVVNAAFAEWWYVAIYVVCMVGLAFHLSHGFSSAFQTLGINHKKYTPFIKKLGIVYAILIPAAFASIPLIMFFNS, via the coding sequence ATGAGTTGGCTTTCTGATACTTTAACAAGTACAATCGGTAGGAAATTGGTGATGTCCCTTACCGGTCTTTTTTTAATCATTTTTTTGGTGGTCCATTTGGCAGGAAATTTTCAGTTATTAGCTGATGATGGTGGTTTGGCATTTAATGCATATGCCAAATTCATGACTTCGAATCCTATTATTAAATTCACTTCTTACGGACTTTATGCATTTATCTTAATCCATATCATCATGTCTATCGCTTTGGCTGCAAAGAATAGAGCAGCCAGACCTGTTGGCTACGATCAGGTAAAGGGTTCTGCGAATAGCTCGTTTTCTTCCAGAAATATGGGGATTTTGGGATTTATAATTTTCGTTTTTTTAGTTATCCATTTAAGGAATTTTTGGTACGAAATGCATTGGGGTTCAATTCCTATGGACGAAGCCGGAAACAAAGACCTGTATGCAGTTGTTAATGCAGCATTCGCAGAATGGTGGTATGTGGCAATTTACGTGGTATGTATGGTGGGATTAGCTTTTCACTTATCTCATGGTTTTTCAAGCGCTTTTCAAACGCTCGGAATTAACCATAAAAAGTATACACCATTCATTAAAAAATTAGGAATCGTATATGCAATCCTTATTCCGGCTGCATTTGCTAGTATTCCATTAATCATGTTTTTCAATAGTTAA
- a CDS encoding fumarate reductase/succinate dehydrogenase flavoprotein subunit, translating to MNLESKIPEGPLAEKWTNHKFNVKLVNPANKRKYDVIVVGTGLAGASASASLAELGYNVKAFCFQDSPRRAHSIAAQGGINAAKNYQNDGDSVFRLFYDTIKGGDYRSREANVYRLAEVSVNIIDQCVAQGVPFAREYGGLLANRSFGGAQVSRTFYARGQTGQQLLLGAYSALSRQVANGKVELFPRTEMLDLVMVDGKAKGIVTRNLVTGKIESHSAHAVVLASGGYGNVFYLSTNAMGSNVTAAWRAHKKGALMANPCYTQIHPTCIPVSGDHQSKLTLMSESLRNDGRVWVPASKELADKIRKKEIHPNDLSEDQRDYYLETKYPAFGNLVPRDVASRNAKYVCDEGRGVNESGKAVYLDFRDAINRDGEDTIAGKYGNLFDMYRQITGSNPYKEPMMIYPAVHYTMGGLWVDYNLKTNIDGLYATGESNFSDHGANRLGASALMQGLADGYFVIPYTIGNYLAGEKYEKIGTDHEAFKEAEKSVKDNIDKLLSIKGTKSVDHYHKELGKIMWDYCGMSRTGEGLKKAKEMVRELRADFWKNVKVLGTNEEFNSSLEKASRVSDFLEQGELMIDDALHREESCGGHFREEHQTPEGEAKRNDEDFAYVAAWEYTGPEKPETLHKEQLIFENVKLTQRSYK from the coding sequence ATGAATTTAGAATCAAAAATACCTGAAGGTCCATTAGCAGAGAAATGGACAAATCATAAATTTAATGTAAAGCTGGTAAACCCAGCTAATAAGCGAAAATATGATGTTATTGTTGTTGGTACTGGTTTAGCAGGTGCTTCGGCTTCAGCTTCCTTAGCCGAACTTGGATACAATGTAAAAGCATTTTGTTTTCAAGATAGTCCAAGAAGGGCGCACTCAATTGCCGCTCAAGGAGGTATTAATGCAGCTAAGAATTATCAAAATGATGGCGATAGTGTATTCCGTCTTTTTTACGATACTATCAAAGGTGGTGACTACCGTTCCAGGGAAGCAAATGTGTATAGACTTGCGGAAGTAAGTGTTAACATTATAGATCAATGCGTGGCTCAAGGAGTTCCATTTGCAAGAGAATATGGTGGTTTACTTGCAAACCGTTCTTTTGGGGGTGCTCAAGTGTCAAGAACATTCTATGCCCGTGGACAAACAGGGCAACAACTGCTATTAGGAGCCTATAGTGCCTTAAGTCGCCAAGTGGCAAATGGAAAGGTAGAGTTGTTTCCTAGAACTGAGATGTTAGATTTAGTGATGGTGGATGGAAAAGCTAAAGGAATTGTTACCCGTAATTTAGTAACAGGTAAAATTGAATCGCATAGTGCACATGCCGTTGTTTTAGCTTCTGGTGGGTATGGGAACGTATTTTACCTTTCCACTAACGCGATGGGGTCAAATGTTACCGCAGCTTGGAGAGCACACAAGAAAGGCGCTTTAATGGCTAATCCTTGCTATACTCAAATTCACCCAACATGTATTCCGGTTAGTGGAGATCATCAGTCTAAATTGACTTTGATGTCAGAGTCATTAAGGAATGATGGTCGTGTATGGGTTCCAGCAAGCAAGGAGTTAGCAGATAAAATTAGAAAGAAAGAAATTCATCCGAATGATTTAAGTGAAGATCAAAGAGACTACTACTTAGAAACAAAATATCCGGCATTTGGTAATTTGGTTCCAAGGGATGTGGCTTCCAGAAATGCCAAGTATGTTTGTGATGAGGGTAGAGGAGTTAATGAATCTGGCAAAGCTGTTTACCTTGATTTTAGAGATGCGATCAATAGAGATGGTGAAGATACGATTGCTGGTAAATACGGTAATTTGTTTGACATGTATCGTCAAATTACTGGTAGTAATCCATATAAAGAGCCAATGATGATTTATCCGGCAGTACATTATACTATGGGTGGTCTTTGGGTTGATTACAATTTGAAAACCAATATAGATGGCCTGTATGCTACTGGGGAATCAAATTTCTCAGACCATGGTGCCAATAGATTAGGAGCTAGTGCATTAATGCAAGGGCTAGCAGATGGTTATTTTGTAATTCCTTATACAATCGGTAATTACTTAGCTGGTGAAAAATATGAGAAAATAGGTACTGACCATGAAGCTTTTAAAGAAGCGGAAAAATCAGTGAAAGATAATATTGATAAGTTACTTTCTATTAAAGGAACCAAATCAGTTGACCACTACCACAAAGAATTAGGAAAAATTATGTGGGATTACTGTGGCATGTCTAGAACAGGAGAAGGCTTGAAAAAAGCCAAAGAGATGGTGAGAGAATTAAGAGCTGATTTCTGGAAAAATGTAAAGGTTTTAGGTACGAATGAAGAATTCAATAGTTCTTTAGAAAAAGCTTCAAGAGTTTCTGATTTCTTAGAGCAAGGAGAGTTAATGATAGATGATGCATTGCATAGAGAAGAATCTTGTGGAGGACACTTTAGAGAAGAGCATCAAACGCCAGAAGGTGAGGCTAAACGTAATGATGAGGATTTTGCTTATGTAGCCGCTTGGGAGTATACAGGTCCTGAAAAACCTGAGACACTTCACAAAGAACAATTGATATTCGAAAATGTAAAACTGACACAGAGAAGCTACAAATAA
- a CDS encoding alanine racemase — protein MAFLKLYKDKLKHNFDFLHQLFTKNNLDWGAVTKLFCGNELYLKEVINLGFREIHDSRIKNLQKVKEIDSTVKTCYIKPPAKRSIPDIVKYADMSMNTEYYTLKLLSDEAVRQKKKHKVIIMVETGDLREGVMGDHLIDFYAKVFELPNIQIEGIGTNLNCLHGVMPSQDKLIQLSLYKQIIELKFNRKLPLVSGGTSVTIPLIMNKQIPAGVNHFRIGETLYFGANLFEETTIEGMHDDCLELFTEIIEITEKPKVPMGEMAANPQGETTEIDESLYGETSYRAILDIGVLDIDPKYLILDGYDFEIVGSSSDMIVIDLGENVKKRKVGDLINFKVKYMGALGILNSNYIEKTVE, from the coding sequence ATGGCATTTTTAAAATTATACAAAGATAAACTTAAACATAACTTTGATTTTTTACACCAGCTTTTTACTAAAAATAACTTAGATTGGGGGGCTGTTACCAAGCTTTTTTGTGGCAACGAACTTTATTTGAAGGAAGTTATCAATTTGGGTTTCAGGGAGATCCACGATTCTAGGATTAAGAACCTGCAAAAAGTAAAGGAAATTGACTCTACTGTAAAAACCTGCTACATAAAGCCACCCGCAAAAAGGAGTATTCCAGATATAGTGAAATATGCTGATATGAGCATGAATACGGAATATTATACTTTGAAACTCCTGTCAGATGAGGCTGTTCGACAGAAGAAGAAGCACAAGGTGATCATCATGGTAGAAACTGGTGATTTGAGAGAAGGGGTGATGGGTGATCATTTGATAGATTTTTATGCTAAGGTATTTGAATTACCCAACATTCAAATTGAGGGAATAGGAACGAATTTGAACTGCCTTCATGGTGTCATGCCTTCACAAGATAAGCTCATCCAGTTGAGCTTGTATAAACAGATTATCGAGTTGAAGTTCAACAGAAAGTTGCCTTTGGTTTCTGGAGGAACATCTGTCACTATTCCATTGATCATGAACAAGCAGATTCCTGCTGGGGTTAACCATTTCCGTATTGGAGAAACACTTTACTTTGGGGCTAATCTTTTTGAGGAAACTACCATTGAAGGAATGCATGATGATTGTCTGGAGCTTTTTACTGAAATCATAGAAATAACAGAAAAGCCAAAAGTACCGATGGGCGAAATGGCCGCAAATCCTCAGGGAGAAACCACTGAAATTGATGAATCATTGTATGGTGAGACCAGTTATAGGGCTATATTAGATATTGGGGTATTGGATATCGACCCTAAGTATCTGATTTTAGATGGTTATGACTTTGAAATTGTCGGTTCCAGCTCCGATATGATTGTGATAGATTTAGGAGAAAATGTTAAGAAGCGCAAAGT